One Leopardus geoffroyi isolate Oge1 chromosome B1, O.geoffroyi_Oge1_pat1.0, whole genome shotgun sequence DNA window includes the following coding sequences:
- the CTSB gene encoding cathepsin B isoform X3, whose amino-acid sequence MPGNTGLTARPSKRSETRVPVVPAGCNGGFPAEAWNFWTKQGLVSGGLYDSHVGCRPYSIPPCEHHVNGSRPPCTGEGDTPKCSKICEPGYTPSYKEDKHYGCNSYSVSNSEKEIMAEIYKNGPVEAAFSVFSDFLLYKSGVYQHVTGEMMGGHAVRILGWGVENDTPYWLVGNSWNTDWGDNGFFKILRGRDHCGIESEVVAGIPCTEQYWKRI is encoded by the exons ATGCCCGGGAACACTGGCCTAACTGCCCGACCATCAAAGAGATCCGAGACCAGGGTTCCTGTGGTTCCTGCTGG CTGTAATGGGGGCTTTCCTGCCGAAGCTTGGAACTTCTGGACAAAACAAGGCCTGGTTTCTGGTGGCCTCTATGATTCCCATGTAG GCTGCAGACCCTACTCCATCCCTCCCTGTGAGCACCACGTGAATGGCTCCCGGCCCCCATGCACAGGAGAGGGGGACACCCCCAAGTGCAGCAAGATCTGTGAGCCCGGCTACACCCCATCCTACAAAGAAGACAAGCACTACG GATGCAATTCCTACAGCGTGTCCAACAGTGAGAAAGAGATCATGGCAGAGATCTACAAAAATGGCCCTGTAGAGGCGGCCTTCTCTGTGTTTTCGGACTTCTTGCTGTACAAGTCTG GCGTGTACCAGCACGTCACTGGAGAAATGATGGGAGGCCATGCTGTCCGCATCCTGGGCTGGGGCGTGGAGAATGACACACCTTACTGGCTGGTTGGCAACTCCTGGAACACTGACTGGGGCGACAATG GCTTCTTTAAAATCCTCCGGGGACGGGATCACTGTGGAATCGAATCGGAAGTTGTGGCTGGAATCCCATGCACTGAGCAGTACTGGAAAAGGATCTAA
- the CTSB gene encoding cathepsin B isoform X2 produces the protein MWQLLATLSCLVVLTNAQSRPPLQLLSDELVDYVNKRNTTWKAGHNFYHVEPSYLRRLCGTILGGPKLPQRVSFAEDMVLPENFDAREHWPNCPTIKEIRDQGSCGSCWAFGAVEAISDRICILTNGHVNVEVSAEDMLTCCGDQCGDGCNGGFPAEAWNFWTKQGLVSGGLYDSHVGCRPYSIPPCEHHVNGSRPPCTGEGDTPKCSKICEPGYTPSYKEDKHYGCNSYSVSNSEKEIMAEIYKNGPVEAAFSVFSDFLLYKSGFFKILRGRDHCGIESEVVAGIPCTEQYWKRI, from the exons ATGTGGCAGCTCTTGGCCACTCTTAGCTGCCTGGTGGTGCTGACCAATGCCCAGAGCAGACCGCCTCTCCAGCTCCTGTCGGATGAGCTGGTCGACTATGTTAACAAGCGTAACACTACATGGAAG GCTGGACACAACTTCTACCACGTGGAGCCGAGCTACCTGAGGAGGCTGTGCGGCACCATCCTGGGTGGGCCCAAGTTGCCCCAGAG AGTTTCGTTTGCCGAGGACATGGTTCTGCCTGAAAACTTCGATGCCCGGGAACACTGGCCTAACTGCCCGACCATCAAAGAGATCCGAGACCAGGGTTCCTGTGGTTCCTGCTGG GCATTTGGGGCTGTGGAAGCCATTTCTGACCGgatctgcatcctcaccaatggCCACGTCAATGTGGAGGTGTCCGCCGAGGACATGCTCACCTGCTGTGGTGACCAGTGTGGGGATGG CTGTAATGGGGGCTTTCCTGCCGAAGCTTGGAACTTCTGGACAAAACAAGGCCTGGTTTCTGGTGGCCTCTATGATTCCCATGTAG GCTGCAGACCCTACTCCATCCCTCCCTGTGAGCACCACGTGAATGGCTCCCGGCCCCCATGCACAGGAGAGGGGGACACCCCCAAGTGCAGCAAGATCTGTGAGCCCGGCTACACCCCATCCTACAAAGAAGACAAGCACTACG GATGCAATTCCTACAGCGTGTCCAACAGTGAGAAAGAGATCATGGCAGAGATCTACAAAAATGGCCCTGTAGAGGCGGCCTTCTCTGTGTTTTCGGACTTCTTGCTGTACAAGTCTG GCTTCTTTAAAATCCTCCGGGGACGGGATCACTGTGGAATCGAATCGGAAGTTGTGGCTGGAATCCCATGCACTGAGCAGTACTGGAAAAGGATCTAA
- the CTSB gene encoding cathepsin B isoform X1, translated as MWQLLATLSCLVVLTNAQSRPPLQLLSDELVDYVNKRNTTWKAGHNFYHVEPSYLRRLCGTILGGPKLPQRVSFAEDMVLPENFDAREHWPNCPTIKEIRDQGSCGSCWAFGAVEAISDRICILTNGHVNVEVSAEDMLTCCGDQCGDGCNGGFPAEAWNFWTKQGLVSGGLYDSHVGCRPYSIPPCEHHVNGSRPPCTGEGDTPKCSKICEPGYTPSYKEDKHYGCNSYSVSNSEKEIMAEIYKNGPVEAAFSVFSDFLLYKSGVYQHVTGEMMGGHAVRILGWGVENDTPYWLVGNSWNTDWGDNGFFKILRGRDHCGIESEVVAGIPCTEQYWKRI; from the exons ATGTGGCAGCTCTTGGCCACTCTTAGCTGCCTGGTGGTGCTGACCAATGCCCAGAGCAGACCGCCTCTCCAGCTCCTGTCGGATGAGCTGGTCGACTATGTTAACAAGCGTAACACTACATGGAAG GCTGGACACAACTTCTACCACGTGGAGCCGAGCTACCTGAGGAGGCTGTGCGGCACCATCCTGGGTGGGCCCAAGTTGCCCCAGAG AGTTTCGTTTGCCGAGGACATGGTTCTGCCTGAAAACTTCGATGCCCGGGAACACTGGCCTAACTGCCCGACCATCAAAGAGATCCGAGACCAGGGTTCCTGTGGTTCCTGCTGG GCATTTGGGGCTGTGGAAGCCATTTCTGACCGgatctgcatcctcaccaatggCCACGTCAATGTGGAGGTGTCCGCCGAGGACATGCTCACCTGCTGTGGTGACCAGTGTGGGGATGG CTGTAATGGGGGCTTTCCTGCCGAAGCTTGGAACTTCTGGACAAAACAAGGCCTGGTTTCTGGTGGCCTCTATGATTCCCATGTAG GCTGCAGACCCTACTCCATCCCTCCCTGTGAGCACCACGTGAATGGCTCCCGGCCCCCATGCACAGGAGAGGGGGACACCCCCAAGTGCAGCAAGATCTGTGAGCCCGGCTACACCCCATCCTACAAAGAAGACAAGCACTACG GATGCAATTCCTACAGCGTGTCCAACAGTGAGAAAGAGATCATGGCAGAGATCTACAAAAATGGCCCTGTAGAGGCGGCCTTCTCTGTGTTTTCGGACTTCTTGCTGTACAAGTCTG GCGTGTACCAGCACGTCACTGGAGAAATGATGGGAGGCCATGCTGTCCGCATCCTGGGCTGGGGCGTGGAGAATGACACACCTTACTGGCTGGTTGGCAACTCCTGGAACACTGACTGGGGCGACAATG GCTTCTTTAAAATCCTCCGGGGACGGGATCACTGTGGAATCGAATCGGAAGTTGTGGCTGGAATCCCATGCACTGAGCAGTACTGGAAAAGGATCTAA